A region of Nostoc sp. 'Peltigera membranacea cyanobiont' N6 DNA encodes the following proteins:
- a CDS encoding terpene synthase family protein, producing MKELLSSDLYCPFSSHINKHVDVLEESALEWVTRFNLLANESVYQRFTKSNFFRLVAGAYPYCDLEKIKIASDLFSWLFIWDDQCDMSDLGQQPEVLKLFHKRFIEILNGTELESSDIHLSYALSDLRQRMLQIGSIKWFHHFVCSFEEYFAGCVEEAINRAHVVIPDIDTYIKIRNLSSAGDLTVVLIEFCDQLLIPDILRQHDIFKKLKEKIINILAWCNDIFSYAREMASGDVHNLVLVLHYQQQIPLELAIKRAIEIHDREVRELIKLEASLPSFGEELDAELAKYISGMYAWIRGNLDWYFNSDRYQTIERLELVETLELDKSQTNPKVLLPS from the coding sequence ATGAAGGAACTACTTTCCTCTGATTTATATTGTCCATTTTCATCCCATATCAATAAGCACGTTGATGTTTTAGAAGAGTCTGCTCTGGAATGGGTAACTCGCTTTAACTTACTAGCAAATGAATCAGTTTATCAACGCTTTACCAAATCAAATTTTTTCAGGTTAGTAGCAGGTGCTTATCCTTACTGCGATCTGGAAAAAATCAAGATCGCTAGTGATTTGTTCAGTTGGCTGTTTATTTGGGATGATCAATGTGATATGTCAGATTTAGGCCAACAACCTGAAGTACTCAAGCTTTTTCACAAGAGATTTATTGAAATATTAAATGGAACGGAACTTGAAAGCAGCGATATACACCTTAGCTATGCTTTAAGTGACCTCCGACAACGGATGCTCCAAATAGGCAGTATAAAATGGTTCCATCACTTTGTTTGTAGCTTTGAGGAATACTTCGCCGGATGTGTAGAGGAGGCAATTAACCGCGCACATGTAGTTATACCGGATATTGATACTTATATCAAAATACGGAACTTAAGTTCAGCAGGGGATCTTACCGTAGTACTGATTGAATTTTGCGATCAATTGCTGATTCCTGATATTTTACGACAGCACGACATCTTCAAAAAACTTAAGGAGAAGATAATTAATATTCTTGCCTGGTGTAATGATATCTTCTCGTATGCTAGAGAAATGGCAAGTGGTGATGTTCACAATTTAGTATTGGTATTGCACTATCAACAGCAAATACCTTTAGAACTAGCGATTAAGCGTGCAATCGAAATCCACGATCGAGAGGTACGAGAACTGATTAAATTAGAAGCATCTCTACCCTCTTTTGGAGAAGAATTAGATGCGGAACTTGCAAAATATATATCAGGAATGTATGCCTGGATACGTGGGAATCTAGATTGGTACTTTAATTCCGATCGCTATCAAACTATAGAAAGGCTAGAGTTGGTAGAAACTTTGGAGCTAGATAAATCTCAAACTAATCCGAAAGTTTTACTACCATCCTGA
- a CDS encoding hybrid sensor histidine kinase/response regulator, which yields MNYKSSLQILNLPEDSLILVVDDTTTNLEIVFNILTNFGFKVATENDGARAIKQAENRLPDLILLDVMMPGLDGFETCQRLKENLATCDIPVIFMTANSDTDSKVKGLNIGAVDYITKPFHEEELLARIKTHLQLRNLTKTLEKRVAERTAALSRVLKDLQESQLQLVQTEKMSALGQLVAGVAHEINNPVGFIHGNLGHASVYFQDMINLIDLYQQHYPNPVPEIQEEIAAIDLKYMLSDLPNLISSMKEGVQRIRNISTSLRTFSRADSDRKVYCNIHDGIDSTIMILKHRLKASEDRPEIQIIRDYDNFPDLECFIGQLNQVFMNLLANAIDALEESNIGRTYIEIEANPNQILIQTTLAENNNHILIRIKDNGVGMSADVQQKIFEYLFTTKPVGQGTGLGLSIARQIVVEKHEGTLEVNSALGKGSEFIIKLPITSLY from the coding sequence ATGAATTACAAGTCATCCTTACAAATACTTAATCTCCCAGAAGATAGTTTGATTTTAGTAGTTGATGATACTACTACAAATTTAGAAATTGTCTTTAACATATTAACGAATTTTGGCTTTAAAGTTGCTACAGAAAATGATGGAGCGAGGGCAATAAAGCAGGCTGAAAATAGATTGCCCGACTTAATTTTATTAGATGTAATGATGCCAGGATTAGATGGATTTGAAACTTGTCAAAGGTTGAAAGAGAACTTAGCTACTTGTGATATTCCAGTAATTTTTATGACAGCAAATTCGGATACTGATAGTAAAGTAAAGGGTCTAAATATAGGAGCAGTTGATTACATCACTAAACCCTTTCATGAAGAAGAATTATTAGCTAGAATTAAAACCCATTTGCAATTACGAAATCTCACAAAAACTTTAGAGAAACGAGTCGCAGAAAGGACAGCAGCGTTGTCTAGGGTATTAAAAGACCTACAAGAGTCTCAACTTCAGCTTGTACAGACAGAAAAAATGTCTGCCCTTGGTCAATTAGTAGCAGGAGTTGCTCATGAAATTAATAATCCAGTTGGTTTTATTCATGGCAATCTCGGACACGCTTCAGTATATTTCCAAGACATGATTAACCTCATCGATCTCTATCAGCAGCACTATCCTAATCCAGTTCCCGAAATTCAAGAGGAAATTGCAGCGATAGATTTGAAGTATATGCTTTCCGATCTACCTAACTTAATTTCCTCAATGAAAGAGGGTGTTCAGCGCATTCGTAATATTAGTACCAGTCTGAGAACCTTTTCTCGCGCAGATAGCGATCGCAAAGTTTATTGCAACATTCATGATGGCATCGATAGTACAATCATGATTCTTAAACACCGCTTAAAAGCATCTGAGGATCGACCCGAAATTCAAATCATTAGAGATTACGATAATTTCCCAGATTTAGAATGCTTTATTGGACAACTAAATCAGGTATTTATGAATTTATTAGCCAATGCTATTGATGCTTTAGAGGAGTCTAATATAGGACGGACTTATATTGAAATTGAAGCAAATCCTAATCAAATTTTGATTCAGACCACTCTCGCTGAAAACAATAATCATATTTTAATTAGAATTAAAGATAATGGGGTGGGAATGTCGGCTGATGTCCAGCAAAAAATCTTTGAATATTTATTCACCACCAAGCCTGTGGGTCAAGGTACAGGATTAGGATTATCAATTGCTCGTCAAATTGTTGTTGAAAAACATGAAGGAACTCTGGAGGTAAATTCAGCACTAGGAAAAGGTTCAGAGTTTATCATTAAACTTCCTATTACATCATTATACTAA
- a CDS encoding FIST signal transduction protein — MFKTVVGHSNDPDSLSAVEEVLQQCISSLGADIPKAGILFSAIDFEHSLILQQIHQVFPGIELIGGTTDGEISSVLEFQQDSITLMLFCSDEVEIYAGVGRKVSGDPIAVTKQAVEQAKAKSTATPKLCLTHPESLTISGVSILNGLKLALDQHVPIFGGLAGDQSRYQNTYQFFQTEVLSDSVPILLFSGTILFSHGVASGWHPIGQISQVTKVDKNILYEIDGKPALDFYHHYLGLLPPSMEYPLAVFDRNRENFYIRAPIAYNQESGSITFFADIPDRAVIQIAEAGYEDILAASKASFMNALDNYPGIEPSAALFFSCVARRQILGTRAKEEYQNTKLCLTYHLPGCGFYSYGEIAPIDRNSQTQFHNETFVTLILGTR; from the coding sequence ATGTTTAAAACAGTAGTAGGTCACAGTAACGATCCCGATTCTCTATCAGCAGTTGAAGAAGTTCTTCAACAATGTATCAGTTCCCTTGGAGCAGATATACCAAAAGCTGGGATTCTTTTTTCTGCAATTGACTTTGAACATTCTCTTATTTTACAGCAAATTCATCAGGTTTTTCCGGGGATTGAGTTGATTGGTGGAACAACAGATGGAGAAATTTCTTCAGTCTTAGAGTTTCAGCAAGACTCAATCACCTTGATGTTGTTTTGCTCAGACGAAGTTGAAATTTATGCAGGAGTTGGACGCAAAGTTTCAGGCGATCCAATTGCTGTAACTAAACAAGCTGTAGAGCAAGCCAAAGCAAAAAGTACTGCAACTCCCAAGCTATGTTTAACTCATCCAGAGAGCCTTACAATTAGCGGTGTATCTATATTGAATGGTTTAAAGTTAGCTCTTGACCAGCATGTGCCAATATTCGGTGGTTTAGCAGGCGATCAGTCCAGATATCAAAATACATATCAATTCTTTCAAACAGAAGTATTAAGTGATTCTGTACCAATTCTACTTTTTTCGGGCACAATATTGTTTTCTCATGGTGTTGCAAGTGGTTGGCATCCCATCGGTCAAATAAGCCAAGTGACTAAAGTAGATAAGAACATACTCTATGAAATAGATGGTAAGCCAGCTTTAGATTTTTATCATCATTATCTAGGGTTACTTCCTCCTTCAATGGAATATCCTCTAGCAGTATTTGATCGGAATAGAGAAAATTTTTATATAAGAGCGCCTATTGCTTACAATCAGGAATCTGGTAGCATCACATTTTTTGCAGATATTCCCGATCGAGCTGTTATTCAAATTGCAGAAGCAGGTTATGAAGATATTTTGGCAGCTTCCAAAGCATCATTTATGAATGCCTTAGATAATTATCCAGGTATAGAACCAAGTGCTGCTTTATTTTTTTCATGTGTAGCTCGTCGGCAAATACTTGGTACGAGAGCAAAAGAAGAATATCAGAATACAAAACTCTGTCTGACTTACCATTTACCTGGTTGTGGATTTTATTCTTATGGAGAAATCGCTCCTATAGATCGAAATAGTCAGACACAATTTCACAATGAAACTTTTGTAACTTTAATTTTGGGAACTCGGTAA
- a CDS encoding sensor histidine kinase: MEIVDYQKEIKELKKANRIIQKQLERSEADRVKLEETNEKKEYLLRKVIAELKEYQNNLQERSHELEMMLFNLQIMQNKMSSLGSLVADVAHEINNPVGFIAGNLTPAQEYIQNLLSLIDLYQETYPQTSQQIQETIKLMDLEYIREDLPKLISSMKEGTDRIYNISKSLRTFSRADTEKKVMFNLHEGIDNTLLILKHRLKYSKIRPAIQVIKNYGKLPPLTCFPGQLNQVFMNLLANAIDALEESISGLSFDEIEKNPNQITIHTATVQIQDTNHALIRIKDNGVGISPDIQQKMFDHLFTTKPVGKGTGLGLSIAYQIIVQKHRGTLEVESVLGKGSEFIISIPIY; the protein is encoded by the coding sequence ATGGAAATTGTAGATTATCAAAAAGAAATTAAGGAACTCAAAAAAGCGAATAGAATTATCCAAAAGCAATTAGAACGTTCTGAGGCAGATCGGGTAAAACTAGAAGAAACAAATGAAAAAAAAGAATATTTGCTCAGGAAAGTAATTGCTGAATTAAAAGAATATCAAAACAATTTACAAGAAAGAAGTCACGAACTAGAAATGATGCTTTTTAATCTTCAGATAATGCAGAATAAAATGTCTAGTTTAGGAAGTCTTGTTGCCGACGTAGCTCATGAAATTAACAACCCAGTTGGTTTTATAGCAGGTAATCTGACTCCGGCTCAAGAGTATATTCAAAATTTGTTATCTCTGATCGATCTTTATCAGGAAACCTATCCTCAAACATCTCAACAAATTCAAGAAACAATCAAGTTGATGGATCTAGAGTATATACGTGAGGATTTACCTAAGCTTATTTCATCAATGAAGGAAGGCACCGATCGCATTTATAATATTAGCAAAAGCTTGCGAACTTTCTCTAGAGCAGATACAGAAAAAAAAGTCATGTTTAACCTACATGAAGGTATTGATAACACTCTCTTAATTCTCAAACACCGATTGAAATATAGTAAGATTCGTCCAGCTATTCAAGTAATTAAAAATTACGGTAAGCTTCCTCCTTTAACATGCTTCCCAGGACAACTTAATCAGGTATTTATGAATCTGTTGGCAAACGCTATTGATGCTTTAGAAGAATCTATTTCTGGATTGAGTTTTGATGAAATTGAGAAAAATCCCAATCAAATTACAATTCATACTGCTACTGTCCAAATTCAAGATACAAATCATGCATTGATTAGAATTAAAGATAATGGTGTAGGAATATCGCCTGATATTCAGCAAAAAATGTTTGACCATTTATTCACAACTAAACCTGTGGGAAAAGGAACAGGATTAGGATTATCAATTGCCTATCAAATAATCGTCCAAAAACATAGAGGAACTCTAGAAGTAGAATCTGTGCTAGGAAAAGGTTCTGAATTTATCATTAGCATTCCCATTTATTAA
- a CDS encoding methanogen output domain 1-containing protein produces MTNALNHSIATLNLSLERDIFLRTLIRELSGTLQDVVGLEEAAGFISVVGERMARQINQDYKSALEVSKLSRKQVADVLIDLKKRIQGDFYIIEQDDEKIVFGNRVCPFGEKVLDRPAMCMMTSNVFGTIAANNLGYAKVELQETIAQGASGCRVIVYLKFTEEAEDAEGREYFRGLESV; encoded by the coding sequence ATGACTAATGCACTTAATCATTCGATAGCTACGCTTAATCTTTCTTTAGAACGCGATATATTTTTACGTACATTAATCAGAGAATTATCTGGTACTTTGCAGGATGTAGTTGGCTTAGAAGAAGCTGCTGGATTTATTAGCGTAGTTGGTGAAAGGATGGCTAGGCAGATCAATCAAGATTACAAATCCGCCCTGGAAGTCTCTAAACTTTCCCGTAAACAGGTCGCTGATGTCTTGATTGATTTAAAAAAACGAATTCAAGGCGATTTTTATATTATCGAGCAGGATGATGAAAAAATTGTCTTTGGCAACCGCGTCTGCCCTTTTGGGGAAAAAGTGCTAGATCGCCCTGCCATGTGTATGATGACTTCAAACGTTTTTGGGACGATCGCAGCTAATAATCTGGGATATGCGAAAGTAGAATTGCAAGAGACCATAGCACAGGGTGCTTCTGGATGTAGAGTTATTGTTTACTTAAAATTTACAGAAGAGGCAGAGGATGCAGAAGGTAGAGAATACTTTAGAGGACTAGAATCTGTGTAA
- a CDS encoding ATP-binding protein, with translation MTPEQFLEFARVLPEPLLLVSGDGQLLATNQPVAEILGLRRQELPGRMLFELVTQSTEDVVKYLQACSSSRAMVIGSLTLRNNDGQMLICRSQGAVIQPWSPESSALILLRLENRTLASNNFLLLNQKIDELAKEVQRRKEAEEALKEANQELEIRVEERTNALQETLKELQLTQTQLIQAEKMSSLGQMIAGIAHEINNPVSFIHGNLHHAQKYTHDLLKLVEIYQQVCPNTPEIQQELEEIDLEFLIQDIAKLFQSMTVGTERIQEIVKSLRNFSRLDEAELKKVNIHEGIDSALMILEHRLQARHEYPEIQVIKKYSQLPNVICYPGQLNQVFLNILANAIDALEALAANSQITDNQKQINNHPQIKIKTEVIDEKWIAISIADNGLGINEQVHSKVFDPFFTTKPVGKGTGLGLSVSYQIIVEKHGGQLSCFSVPGKGAEFVIKIPINSAS, from the coding sequence ATGACTCCTGAACAATTTCTTGAATTTGCCAGAGTTTTACCAGAACCTTTACTCCTGGTGAGTGGAGACGGTCAGTTGTTAGCTACCAATCAACCAGTAGCAGAGATCCTGGGGTTACGCCGTCAAGAACTACCAGGAAGAATGCTCTTTGAACTTGTAACTCAGTCTACTGAGGATGTTGTCAAGTACCTGCAAGCCTGTTCAAGTAGTAGAGCAATGGTTATTGGCTCTTTGACTTTACGAAATAATGATGGACAAATGTTAATATGTCGTAGCCAAGGAGCCGTTATTCAACCTTGGTCTCCTGAATCTTCAGCTTTAATTCTCTTACGCTTAGAAAATAGAACTTTAGCCAGCAATAATTTTCTTCTTCTAAACCAGAAAATTGATGAGTTAGCAAAAGAAGTGCAAAGACGTAAAGAAGCAGAGGAAGCACTCAAGGAAGCTAATCAAGAGCTAGAAATTCGGGTTGAGGAGCGTACAAATGCTTTACAAGAAACACTAAAGGAACTACAACTTACCCAAACTCAGCTTATCCAAGCCGAGAAAATGTCTAGTTTAGGACAGATGATCGCTGGTATTGCTCATGAAATTAATAACCCCGTGAGTTTTATTCATGGGAACCTTCACCACGCCCAGAAATACACTCATGATTTACTGAAATTGGTGGAAATTTATCAACAAGTTTGTCCAAATACTCCCGAAATCCAACAGGAGCTAGAAGAAATAGACTTAGAGTTTCTGATTCAAGATATTGCTAAACTCTTCCAGTCAATGACAGTGGGAACAGAGCGAATTCAGGAAATTGTTAAATCACTACGTAACTTTTCCAGACTAGATGAAGCCGAACTTAAGAAAGTTAATATTCATGAAGGAATTGATAGTGCTTTAATGATTTTGGAGCATCGACTGCAAGCTAGGCATGAGTATCCAGAAATTCAAGTCATCAAAAAATATAGTCAATTACCCAATGTAATTTGCTATCCTGGTCAACTTAACCAAGTATTTCTGAATATTCTTGCTAATGCTATTGATGCACTGGAGGCGTTGGCAGCCAATTCACAAATAACTGACAATCAAAAGCAGATAAATAATCATCCCCAAATTAAAATCAAAACTGAGGTAATCGATGAAAAATGGATAGCGATTAGTATTGCTGATAATGGTTTGGGAATAAATGAACAAGTTCACTCAAAAGTATTCGATCCGTTTTTCACTACTAAACCCGTGGGTAAAGGCACGGGACTAGGGCTATCTGTAAGCTATCAGATTATAGTTGAAAAACATGGCGGACAACTTAGCTGTTTTTCTGTTCCAGGCAAAGGCGCAGAATTTGTTATCAAGATACCTATTAACTCAGCCTCATAA
- a CDS encoding NAD(P)H-quinone oxidoreductase subunit N: MDFANIASQLNAGTILPEGIVILTLLGVLIVDLILGRTSARWIGYLAIAGLFASIVALYFQWDNPNPISFTGGFNGDDLSIVFRGIIALSAAITILMSIRYVEQSGTPLAEFIAILLSATLGGMFLSGASELVMIFISLETLSISSYLLTGYTKRDPRSNEAALKYLLIGASSTAIFLYGVSLLYGLSGGQTELSAIANGIATAKVGQSLGLVIALVFAIAGIGFKISAAPFHQWTPDVYEGAPTPVIAFLSVGSKAAGFALAIRLLTTAFPLVADEWRFVFTALAVLSMILGNVVALAQTSMKRMLAYSSIAQAGFVMIGLIAGTQAGYASMIFYLLVYLFMNLCGFTCIILFSLRTGTDQIAEYSGLYQKDPLLTLALSIALLSLGGIPPLAGFFGKIYLFWAGWQAGLYWLVLLGLVTSVVSIYYYIRVVKMMVVKEPHEMSDAVKNYPQVRWDLPGLRPLQVGLVVTLIATSIAGILSNPLFTLANNSISHTPFLQATINSNVKAQNLLLLPKLDSVSQSQPSVDSTAKI, encoded by the coding sequence ATGGATTTTGCTAATATTGCATCCCAGTTGAACGCTGGAACGATTTTACCAGAGGGGATTGTTATTCTCACCCTCTTGGGGGTTTTGATTGTTGATTTGATTTTGGGGCGTACATCCGCACGCTGGATTGGATATCTAGCGATCGCAGGTTTATTTGCTTCCATTGTCGCCCTATATTTTCAATGGGACAATCCTAATCCCATCTCTTTTACCGGTGGCTTTAATGGTGATGACCTGAGTATCGTCTTTCGCGGCATCATTGCCTTGTCTGCGGCTATTACCATACTGATGTCAATTCGCTACGTCGAGCAGAGCGGCACCCCATTAGCAGAGTTCATCGCTATTTTGCTGAGTGCTACTCTTGGAGGGATGTTTCTATCCGGGGCTAGTGAGTTGGTGATGATTTTCATCTCCCTAGAAACCCTGAGTATTTCCTCTTACTTGTTAACAGGTTATACCAAGCGTGACCCACGCTCCAATGAAGCGGCGCTGAAATACTTGTTAATTGGAGCTTCCAGTACAGCAATATTCTTGTACGGTGTATCACTGCTGTATGGGCTATCTGGAGGACAAACTGAACTAAGTGCGATCGCAAATGGCATTGCCACAGCAAAAGTGGGACAATCTTTAGGTTTAGTGATTGCCTTAGTTTTTGCGATCGCAGGTATTGGCTTTAAAATCTCTGCCGCACCTTTCCACCAGTGGACACCAGATGTTTACGAAGGCGCTCCCACCCCAGTCATCGCCTTTTTATCTGTCGGTTCCAAAGCAGCTGGGTTTGCCCTAGCCATCCGCTTACTGACAACAGCCTTCCCCCTTGTTGCTGACGAGTGGAGGTTTGTCTTCACTGCTCTAGCCGTTCTGAGCATGATTTTGGGTAACGTAGTCGCCCTAGCTCAAACCAGCATGAAACGAATGCTAGCTTATTCATCCATTGCCCAAGCTGGGTTTGTGATGATTGGCTTGATTGCTGGGACACAAGCAGGGTATGCCAGTATGATATTTTACCTACTGGTTTACTTGTTCATGAACCTGTGCGGCTTTACCTGCATCATCCTGTTCTCACTGCGGACAGGAACCGACCAGATTGCCGAATACTCTGGTTTATATCAAAAAGACCCACTCCTAACACTGGCGTTGAGTATTGCCCTGCTTTCCTTGGGTGGTATTCCACCATTGGCTGGGTTTTTCGGCAAGATTTACCTATTCTGGGCTGGTTGGCAAGCAGGACTTTATTGGTTAGTCTTGCTGGGCTTAGTTACCAGCGTCGTTTCCATCTACTACTATATTCGCGTAGTTAAGATGATGGTAGTCAAAGAACCCCATGAAATGTCCGACGCGGTGAAGAATTATCCACAAGTGCGTTGGGATTTGCCTGGGCTAAGACCCTTGCAAGTCGGGTTGGTGGTAACATTAATTGCTACTTCCATAGCAGGAATTTTGTCGAATCCACTGTTTACATTGGCGAACAATTCCATCTCCCATACCCCATTTTTGCAAGCAACAATCAACAGTAATGTCAAAGCACAAAATCTACTGCTTTTGCCAAAGTTAGATTCGGTTAGTCAGTCTCAACCCTCAGTTGATTCTACCGCTAAGATTTAA
- a CDS encoding DUF1636 family protein yields the protein MTTTVNISPTNPLGVADHTLFVCKTCASVWQEGKRLGESGGQKLLNQLQQLAQDWNLRDEFPIQEVECMSACNRSCVVAFAAKGKLTYLFGDLAVDGSASAVLECASQYYGKADGLLPWSERPEALKKGILAKIPPLSQ from the coding sequence ATGACTACTACTGTAAATATTTCCCCAACGAATCCCTTGGGTGTTGCTGACCATACTTTATTTGTTTGCAAAACTTGTGCTAGCGTTTGGCAAGAGGGAAAACGCTTAGGTGAAAGTGGCGGTCAAAAACTTCTAAACCAACTTCAGCAGCTTGCACAAGATTGGAACTTACGAGATGAATTCCCAATTCAAGAAGTTGAATGCATGAGTGCTTGCAATCGTTCTTGTGTAGTTGCCTTTGCTGCCAAAGGTAAATTAACATATTTGTTTGGCGATTTAGCCGTTGATGGTAGTGCATCTGCGGTACTAGAATGCGCTAGTCAATACTATGGCAAAGCAGATGGTTTACTACCTTGGTCAGAACGCCCAGAAGCACTGAAAAAGGGCATTTTGGCAAAGATTCCACCTTTATCTCAATGA
- a CDS encoding cobalt-precorrin-6A reductase, with the protein MRVLILGGTGDAAELAAKVATIKGLEAITSLAGRTREPSIPLGDFRVGGFGGVVGLASYLRQMQIDLLIDATHPFASQISFNAADAATEVGVPHLMLIRPPWEKESGDRWIEVDSVEAAATSLQNQAQRVFLTVGRQELAAFAHLEKIWFLMRMIDPPTDDALVPAGRILCDRGPFTLNNERQILIDNNIDTIASKNSGGDATKPKIVAARELGVKVVMINRPAIPPGEQVADVDGVLAWLFDKLHD; encoded by the coding sequence ATGCGCGTTTTGATTCTGGGTGGGACGGGAGATGCCGCAGAACTAGCTGCTAAAGTGGCGACTATTAAAGGCTTAGAAGCAATCACGTCTCTAGCTGGTCGTACCCGTGAACCATCAATTCCGTTGGGCGATTTCCGGGTTGGAGGCTTTGGTGGTGTGGTGGGATTGGCTAGCTATTTGCGTCAAATGCAAATCGACTTATTAATTGATGCAACCCATCCTTTTGCAAGTCAGATTTCCTTCAATGCGGCAGATGCTGCAACTGAAGTTGGAGTACCCCATCTAATGTTAATTCGCCCGCCTTGGGAAAAAGAAAGTGGCGATCGCTGGATTGAAGTTGACAGCGTTGAAGCCGCCGCCACATCTCTGCAAAACCAGGCACAGCGAGTATTTTTGACAGTTGGGAGGCAAGAACTAGCCGCCTTTGCTCACCTAGAGAAAATTTGGTTTCTGATGCGGATGATTGACCCTCCCACTGATGATGCTTTAGTACCCGCAGGAAGGATATTGTGCGATCGCGGGCCCTTTACCCTCAATAATGAAAGGCAAATCCTGATTGATAATAATATTGATACCATCGCGAGCAAAAATAGCGGCGGCGATGCCACAAAGCCCAAAATTGTTGCAGCGCGAGAACTGGGTGTGAAGGTCGTTATGATAAACCGTCCAGCCATACCGCCAGGAGAGCAGGTTGCTGATGTTGATGGTGTTTTGGCATGGCTATTTGACAAGTTACACGATTAG
- a CDS encoding extracellular catalytic domain type 1 short-chain-length polyhydroxyalkanoate depolymerase, with protein sequence MNIYHSYQYFKKIITSLLVISLVTACNSIKADEIHTSQPKILSGDSYGQINNQGRLRTYYLYTPKSYDPNHPMPLVLVFHGDAGSGHSISDVTRFNNLAEQKGFIVVYPDGINQKWSLRGNSQGKIDDVLFVSALIDNLKQERNIDSHKIYATGFSRGGILTQALACKLSDKIAAFASVAGSLPVRLKPNCQPQTPISMMIVNGTNDRDVRYEGDDHTQRGALVSISDMVSFWRSHDRCISPSPSPLLSDTNSSKSSKVKATQYLNCSGNSEVLQLAVVDGGHFWPGGASTDPNLNKFNAKLGLNASQTIWDFFQRHSLS encoded by the coding sequence ATGAATATATATCATAGCTATCAATACTTTAAGAAAATTATTACTTCCTTACTTGTAATTAGTTTAGTAACAGCCTGCAATTCAATCAAAGCGGATGAAATACATACCTCTCAACCAAAAATATTGAGTGGTGATAGTTATGGACAGATAAATAATCAAGGACGATTACGCACTTACTATCTTTATACTCCAAAATCTTACGATCCAAACCACCCAATGCCATTAGTTTTAGTATTTCATGGAGATGCTGGTAGTGGTCATTCGATTAGTGATGTTACGCGCTTTAATAATTTAGCAGAGCAAAAAGGATTTATTGTTGTTTATCCAGATGGAATTAATCAAAAATGGAGCCTTAGAGGTAATTCTCAAGGAAAGATAGATGATGTTTTATTTGTCAGTGCTTTAATCGATAATCTGAAGCAAGAAAGAAATATTGATAGTCATAAAATCTATGCCACTGGTTTTTCTAGAGGCGGAATACTTACCCAAGCTTTAGCATGTAAGCTATCTGATAAAATTGCCGCTTTTGCATCAGTAGCTGGCTCTCTTCCAGTTAGGCTCAAACCTAATTGCCAACCTCAGACTCCGATCTCAATGATGATCGTTAACGGTACAAACGATCGAGATGTTCGTTATGAAGGTGATGACCACACTCAACGAGGAGCGCTTGTTTCTATTTCAGACATGGTAAGCTTTTGGCGATCGCACGATCGATGTATTTCACCCAGCCCATCGCCACTGCTTTCTGACACGAACTCTAGCAAAAGCTCAAAAGTGAAAGCTACTCAGTACTTAAATTGTAGTGGCAACTCAGAGGTCTTACAGTTAGCTGTAGTAGATGGGGGACATTTTTGGCCTGGTGGTGCTTCAACCGATCCGAACCTAAATAAATTCAATGCTAAACTTGGCTTGAATGCCAGTCAGACAATTTGGGACTTTTTTCAACGCCACAGTTTATCTTAA